In Helianthus annuus cultivar XRQ/B chromosome 9, HanXRQr2.0-SUNRISE, whole genome shotgun sequence, the following are encoded in one genomic region:
- the LOC110877443 gene encoding uncharacterized protein LOC110877443, whose translation MWKQEEIQKQKQTIKGKDIVPPETAIEIEDTQKHIKHKKGENIKNKNGQKKKLRAATIKGDWSGVESILKENEGLTTEAISSDGSTILHIAVGIGHNDIVKNLIPYLSDEQVLKQRDSDGSTSLHIAAIVGNKDAACLLVKWNNKLLRIKDDNDAEPLQKAFENMHLDTILYLLKAVNENVDTELKPDTAHPSDEIAVDLLVNAISAKQYSLALDLVQNFPKAASKSDNVLMAIAKSFPSGLDHWQTLIYPSLKNIEDMLQFVASLIAGFLLFPYVVAVFLIALALNEGYIDEGRKANECFRKRPGLVFAFSLLALPITMLISAILVICLLILIICFSFLLLYSLLWKGANILAFPPIKHMENKKKEWDEAKSF comes from the exons ATGTGGAAACAGGAAGAGATACAGAAACAGAAGCAAACGATAAAGGGTAAAGACATAGTTCCACCAGAAACGGCAATAGAAATTGAAGATACCCAAAAACACATTAAACACAAGAAGGGAGAAAACATTAAAAACAAGAACGGACAAAAGAAAAAGTTACGTGCAGCTACTATAAAGGGGGACTGGTCAGGAGTAGAATCCATACTAAAAGAAAACGAAGGCCTAACGACAGAGGCGATCAGTAGTGATGGTAGCACAATACTTCACATTGCTGTTGGAATAGGTCATAATGACATCGTGAAAAATTTGATTCCGTATTTAAGTGATGAGCAAGTACTGAAACAGAGAGATTCTGATGGAAGCACGTCACTACACATTGCTGCAATTGTTGGCAACAAAGATGCAGCGTGTCTGCTGGTTAAATGGAACAACAAGTTGTTACGGATTAAGGATGATAATGATGCAGAACCATTGCAAAAAGCTTTTGAGAATATGCATCTTGATACCATTCTATATTTGTTGAAAGCCGTCAATGAGAATGTTGATACCGAGTTGAAACCAGACACTGCTCACCCTAGTGACGAAATTGCGGTCGACCTTCTTGTTAATGCTATTTCTGCAAAACAATACA gTTTAGCATTAGACTTGGTGCAAAACTTTCCTAAAGCAGCCTCAAAAAGTGACAATGTACTGATGGCCATAGCAAAATCTTTTCCAAGTGGACTAGACCACTGGCAAACACTTATATATCCTT CCCTCAAAAATATTGAGGACATGTTGCAATTTGTAGCTTCGTTAATTGCAGGATTTCTTTTGTTCCCATATGTCGTAGCTGTATTTCTCATAGCTTTAGCTCTCAATGAGGGATATATTGATGAAGGAAGAAAGGCTAATGAATGTTTTCGAAAAAGGCCTGGTTTGGTGTTTGCTTTTTCGTTACTCGCAC TACCAATTACCATGCTTATATCGGCCATTTTAGTTATCTGCCTCCTCATATTGATCATTTGTTTCTCGTTCCTTCTGCTCTATTCGCTCTTATGGAAGGGCGCGAATATACTAGCTT TTCCACCCATCAAGCATATGGAGAATAAAAAGAAGGAATGGGATGAAGCGAAAAGCTTCTAG